Proteins from a single region of Apium graveolens cultivar Ventura chromosome 7, ASM990537v1, whole genome shotgun sequence:
- the LOC141670469 gene encoding DNA-directed RNA polymerases II, IV and V subunit 11: MNAPDRYERFVVPEGTKKVSYERDTKIINAASFTIEREDHTIGNIVRMQLHRDENVLFAGYKLPHPLQYKIIVRIHTTSQSSPMQAYNQAINDLDKELDHLKNAFEAEVARFS; encoded by the exons ATGAATGCTCCCGATCGATACGAGCGCTTCGTCGTCCCCGAAGGCACCAAaaa GGTTTCATATGAAAGAGACACCAAGATTATAAATGCAGCTTCTTTCACTATTGAACGAGAAGATCACACTATCGGAAACATTGTTCGCAT GCAACTTCATAGGGATGAGAATGTGCTTTTTGCCGGGTACAAGCTTCCGCATCCTCTTCAGTACAAGATTATCGTCAGG ATTCATACCACTAGCCAGTCTTCACCAATGCAGGCGTATAATCAGGCTATCAATGATCTTGACAAGGAACTGGATCATCTGAAGAATGCGTTTGAG GCTGAGGTGGCTAGGTTCTCATAG
- the LOC141672331 gene encoding protein OBERON 4 gives MKRLKSSDDISSYGDKGPNKDWGRKEDGNLHRSLSNRNVYYKSDNGKKGLSSSSSRYDRLDDDRENLRSVRKRTDYDGESYDRRKVYDRYRDGGERGIVSSPRGGYNGDRIHRSESFSVPRREFPKGFRSERDRSRREGSVSSWRRFGGVKDVDENGSRGGHEFARGSRVTSDETGRVKSPGGSLGEMGRPNSWQSVRTADHPQGLRDTKSPSCSRTARSPSCSRTARSPSCSRTARSPSCSKNAKSSSCSKNAKSPPRSKDSGSEQSKSIEVKKNEDLPIESGNNSEMEEGELEPDPEPVPVVKQLEEEAANGLKPNPEEFSNNNLVKAKSLGERDLLPEAKQQPGHGIVHKEKSETQVSEATHNVVKIVDKLSGSPKTSVYETSKDEVANATTEVVKVANDQQCFLENSMSAEKASDTVKESCPSNYEQKDNKSIDLEVKTENIDLPGLIEGTGDKNVTSKVVLSLLEDRIDQSVKDKGKGLAIVPSSDCTEDVIRAEAETFTEGPSPRGFQLFFVDPVKKASIAEKSSSSKLKDEQIATEPLELSLSLPSVLYANNSQNTVQAASSQNTVQAPSSPSHARSVQSFASSLRTSSDAYTASLSFSGSQTFTHNPSCSLTNNSYDNCEKSVGSRPIFKGLDQVTPVAWQGQSSNETENKENPMYQRILSNGNGLAHHSQMSQDIIIGRVVQLPHQADEGSSKLPRGLDRQLSHNKQLAGVQLMHPTEVRSPTQSIVSHGTGPDYWNERRHGSRDKVAGDVQEEKQSFPGSGADFMEPIISMIVSEPIHTAARKFNEMTRQAASRLKESVRDVILNPGKRSKLLDLQKALARRSDITLEILLQSHRAQLEVLVALKTGLQDFLQQNYEISSSDLAEIFLNLRCRNLTCRSQLPVDECDCRICVPKDGFCSACMCLVCSKFDMASNTCSWVGCDVCLHWCHADCGLRELYIRNGDSASGAQGTTEMQFHCVACRHPSEMFGFVKEVFQNFAKEWTAETLSKELHYVRKIFRASEDVRGRQMHELATQMLTRLANKSDVQEVRSCIMALLARNDSSKSSSLIVPGNETIKKKQEEGTSIIAGSSQEPTWLKAVYADKAPQLERSVSLLPSFDFEMNDKNVANSDLLRHTKKEPGFDELESIVRIKQAEANMFQSRADDARREAEGLKRIANAKNEKIEEEYTSRIRKLQLIEAEEIRRKKFVELQALEREHQEYFNMKTRMKTEIKDLLLKMEATKCNFTL, from the exons ATGAAGAGATTGAAGTCTAGTGATGATATTTCTTCGTACGGGGATAAAGGGCCTAATAAAGATTGGGGAAGAAAAGAAGATGGGAATTTGCATCGGTCATTGTCTAATCGGAACGTGTATTATAAGTCTGATAATGGGAAGAAAGGATTGTCTTCATCGTCGTCGAGGTATGATCGATTGGATGATGATCGTGAGAATTTGAGATCCGTTAGGAAGCGGACGGATTATGATGGGGAAAGTTATGATAGGAGAAAAGTGTATGATAGGTATAGGGATGGTGGTGAAAGAGGAATTGTGAGTTCGCCACGAGGTGGATATAATGGGGATCGGATTCATCGTTCTGAGAGCTTTTCTGTGCCAAGGAGGGAGTTTCCGAAGGGTTTTAGGTCGGAGAGGGATCGATCACGAAGGGAAGGGAGTGTTTCGTCTTGGAGGAGATTTGGTGGTGTAAAAGATGTTGATGAAAATGGTTCTAGGGGTGGTCATGAATTTGCTAGAGGAAGCAGGGTGACATCAGATGAGACAGGAAGAGTAAAGTCCCCTGGTGGAAGTTTAGGAGAGATGGGGAGACCCAACAGCTGGCAGTCGGTGCGGACAGCAGACCACCCACAGGGTTTGAGAGATACGAAGTCTCCTTCTTGTTCAAGAACTGCAAGGTCGCCATCTTGTTCAAGAACTGCAAGGTCACCATCTTGTTCAAGAACTGCAAGGTCACCATCTTGTTCAAAAAATGCAAAGTCGTCATCATGTTCGAAAAATGCAAAGTCACCTCCAAGGTCAAAGGATTCTGGAAGCGAGCAATCAAAAAGCATTGAAGTGAAGAAAAACGAAGACCTGCCAATTGAGAGTGGAAATAACAGTGAGATGGAAGAAGGGGAACTGGAACCTGATCCTGAACCAGTTCCAGTAGTTAAGCAGTTGGAAGAAGAAGCTGCTAATGGGTTGAAACCCAATCCGGAGGAGTTTAGTAACAATAATCTGGTTAAAGCTAAAAGTTTAGGGGAAAGAGACTTATTGCCTGAGGCAAAGCAACAGCCCGGTCATGGAATAGTCCATAAAGAAAAATCTGAAACTCAAGTGTCAGAAGCTACTCATAATGTGGTGAAAATTGTTGATAAGTTATCAGGTTCTCCTAAAACTTCTGTTTATGAAACAAGTAAAGACGAAGTTGCAAATGCAACCACAGAAGTTGTTAAAGTTGCCAATGATCAACAGTGTTTCTTGGAGAATAGCATGTCTGCAGAGAAAGCAAGTGACACCGTAAAAGAGTCATGCCCTTCCAATTATGAGCAGAAGGATAACAAGAGCATTGATCTTGAAGTGAAGACGGAGAATATTGATTTGCCTGGATTGATAGAGGGAACTGGGGACAAAAATGTTACATCTAAAGTTGTTCTGTCATTATTAGAGGACAGAATTGATCAAAGTGTTAAAGACAAGGGGAAAGGTTTGGCTATTGTGCCTTCTAGCGATTGTACAGAAGATGTTATAAGAGCTGAAGCTGAAACCTTTACGGAAGGTCCGAGCCCAAGGGGCTTTCAGTTGTTTTTTGTTGATCCTGTCAAGAAAGCTAGTATAGCAGAGAAGTCAAGTTCTAGTAAGCTGAAAGATGAGCAGATAGCAACAGAACCGCTTGAACTTTCTCTAAGCTTACCAAGTGTTTTATACGCTAACAATTCCCAAAACACAGTACAAGCTGCTAGTTCTCAAAATACAGTTCAAGCTCCTAGTTCTCCTAGTCATGCGAGGAGTGTTCAGTCCTTTGCTAGTAGTTTACGAACAAGTTCTGATGCATATACTGCATCATTGTCGTTCTCAGGTTCTCAGACATTCACACATAACCCTAGCTGTTCCCTGACAAACAATTCATACGACAACTGTGAAAAATCAGTTGGGAGTCGCCCTATATTTAAGGGATTGGACCAAGTAACACCTGTGGCATGGCAAGGTCAATCTTCTAATGAGACGGAAAACAAAGAAAACCCCATGTACCAAAGGATATTGTCTAATGGAAATGGTCTTGCACACCATTCACAAATGTCTCAAGATATTATCATTGGTCGTGTTGTTCAATTACCGCATCAAGCTGACGAAGGGAGCTCTAAACTACCTAGAGGACTTGATCGTCAATTAAGTCACAATAAACAGTTAGCAGGTGTGCAGTTAATGCATCCAACTGAAGTTAGATCCCCTACACAGAGTATTGTGTCCCATGGAACTGGACCTGATTACTGGAATGAGAGGAGGCACGGTTCTAGAGATAAAGTTGCTGGTGATGTACAAGAAGAAAAGCAGTCATTTCCGGGGAGTGGAGCCGATTTCATGGAGCCAATTATCAGCATGATAGTTTCTGAGCCAATACACACAGCAGCCAGGAAATTCAATGAAATGACCAGACAAGCTGCTTCAAGGTTAAAGGAGTCGGTTCGTGATGTTATTCTGAATCCTGGTAAGAGATCAAAGCTACTTGATCTTCAAAAAGCTCTGGCGAGGAGATCCGATATTACCTTAGAAATTCTATTACAGTCCCATCGAGCTCAACTAGAAGTCTTGGTAGCTTTAAAAACTGGTCTTCAAGATTTTCTCCAGCAAAATTATGAAATCTCATCTTCTGATCTGGCTGAAATTTTTCTGAACCTAAGGTGTCGTAATCTCACCTGTCGAAGTCAGTTGCCTGTCGATGAATGTGATTGCAGAATCTGTGTGCCGAAGGATGGATTTTGTAGTGCTTGCATGTGTCTAGTATGTTCAAAGTTTGATATGGCATCTAACACCTGTAGTTGGGTCGGATGTGACGTGTGTCTTCATTGGTGCCATGCAGATTGTGGTTTACGAGAATTGTATATTAGAAATGGTGACAGTGCGTCTGGGGCTCAAGGAACAACAGAAATGCAGTTCCATTGTGTTGCTTGCCGTCATCCTTCTGAAATGTTTGGCTTTGTAAAAGAAGTTTTCCAAAATTTTGCAAAAGAATGGACAGCTGAAACACTTTCCAAAGAACTTCATTATGTCAGAAAAATTTTCCGTGCAAGTGAGGATGTTAGAGGGAGGCAGATGCACGAACTTGCCACTCAGATGCTGACAAGGTTGGCAAACAAATCTGACGTTCAAGAAGTTCGAAGTTGCATCATGGCATTGCTTGCAA GAAACGATTCTTCTAAAAGCAGCAGTCTGATTGTTCCCGGAAATGAAACTATAAAAAAGAAACAGGAAGAGGGGACTAGTATTATTGCTGGATCGAGCCAAGAACCAACATGGCTAAAAGCTGTATATGCAGATAAAGCTCCTCAACTGGAAAGATCTGTTAGTTTACTTCCCAGTTTTGACTTCGAAATGAATGATAAAAATGTAGCCAATTCAGATTTGTTAAGGCATACTAAGAAGGAGCCTGGCTTTGATGAATTAGAAAGTATTGTAAGAATCAAGCAAGCAGAAGCCAACATGTTTCAGTCACGTGCTGATGATGCAAGAAGGGAGGCTGAAGGTCTCAAACGCATTGCAAATGCAAAGAATGAAAAAATCGAAGAAGAGTACACCAGCAGAATCAGAAAGTTGCAATTGATCGAGGCTGAGGAAATTCGCAGGAAGAAATTCGTAGAACTCCAGGCTTTAGAACGagaacatcaagaatattttaaTATGAAGACAAGAATGAAAACAGAAATCAAAGATTTGTTGTTGAAAATGGAAGCTACAAAATGCAATTTCACCTTGTGA